The genomic window GGCTGCTCTCCTCCATCGCCAAGGCGGATCTTCCCAAACCGGTGGAAGAGAAGAAGGAACGTACCAACTTCATCCGGTGACGGATTGGTGGTTGGCAAGAAGGCCGGACGGAGACGCCCGGCTTTTTTTGTTACAGGATCCTGCTGAGGATCTGGTCGTTCTTCCGCCACTTGGGCTGGGCTTTGACTCTGAGATCCAACTGGAGTTTCCTGCCGGGGAAGATTCCTTTGATCTCCTTGAACGCCGCCACGCGGATATCACGGATGTTCCGGCCGCCTGCGCCGATGACGATGCCTTTCTGGCTGTCCGTCTCCACCACGATGAACGCCCGGATCCAGATGGTGTTGGTCTCTTCCTGGTTTTCCAGGTCGGCCAATTCCACATAGATGGCGTGGGGGATTTCCTGGGTGACGGTGGCGATGGCTTTCTCCCGGATGATCTCGGTGATCCGGAATTCCAGGCTCTGGTCGGTCCGTTCGTCTTCCGGATAGAGCAGTTTCCCCTTCCTTGGCCAGGTCGAACAAGGCGATGAGGATTTCATCGACGCCGTTGTCCTCCTTGGCCGATGCATGGAGTCGTTTGGCCTGGGGGAGGTTGGTGGTGAGGAAGGATTCGGCTTCCAGCATTTCCATGCCGCTTGCGATATCGCTTTTGTTCAGCACGGCGACCACCGGTGTCTTGATCGCGCCCAACAGATGGGCGATGGCAAGCTCCTCTTCCCCTCCCTTGCGGGTGGGGTCGATGACGTACAGGACGATGTCCGTTTCCTCAAGGCTCGCCTTGGCCGTCTCCTGAAGCTTCAGGTTGAGCTTCTGTTCGGAGAGGTGGTAGCCCGGGGTGTCGGTGAAGATCAACTGGCCTCGTTGGTCGGTGTAGATTCCTCGGATGGCGTTGCGGGTCGTCTGCGGAGTCGCTGCGGTGATGGAGACTTTCATTTCGCAGATCGTGTTGACCAGCGTGCTCTTTCCTGATGACGGTCGTCCGATGACGGCCACGGTGGCGCATTTCATGCTTTCCCCTCCCATATCCCGTTGAGTATAGTTGTCCCCACGTCCCTTTTCAATTATACTTCCACAGGAAGGAACAACAAATGGCTGAAGAACAAGAAAAGAAAGCCCCTGTACAGGATCCATCGTTGGGGGAAAAATTGCTGAAGACCCGTTCCGTCGTGGTCAGCGGAGAGATCAACAAGGACAGCGCCGATGCGTTCATCAAACAACTGTTGGTGCTGGACAGTGAGGGAGACGGGAAGATCACCGTGTTCATCAACAGCCCCGGCGGGGACGTGGATGCCGGTTTCGCCATGTTCGACACCGTCCGGTTCATCGCTTCCCCCGTGGTGATGGTCGGCTGTGGCTTGGTCGCTTCGGCCGCGTCGCTCCTGTACGTCGCCGTTCCCCGGGAGCGGCGGTTCGCGTTCCCCAATTCCACCTATCTGATCCATCAGCCGATGAGCGGGATGAAGGGAGTCGCCACGGACATCCAGATCCATGCCGCCCAGTTGGAACGGCTTCGGACCAAGCTTGATCATCTGATCGCCGAACAGACCGGAAAGGACATTTCCGTCGTCTCCAAGGATACCGAACGGGATCACTGGATGACCAGCGAAGAGGCCCTGACCTATGGTTTGGTAGGACACATCATCACAAGCAGGTCGGAACTGGCCTGAGTCCATGCCGTTCACCAAATATCTCAGCGAGACCGAGAAGCAGTACGGCCGCAGGTGCATGGTCATTGAGGAGAGCATCAACGGGATCGCGTTCCCGCTCCTCGGCGACACGTTGGTCTACCTGCTGGCCGTTGCGTTCCAAGCGGGGAACTTCGCGCTGGGATACATCTCCTCGGCGGCATACATCGGCGGCATCGTGCTGCCGATCGTCCCGCTGATCTTCCAGGGAAAGAACCAGATCAAATGCCAGGCGTTCGCCTGGTACGCCCGTTCCCTCTGCTCGCTGGGGTACCTTGCCGTCCTGTTTCTCAATCCTCAGTGGGCGCGCATCGTCCTGCTGGTGGTCTTCACGTTGTTCTGCGTGTTCCGGATGATCGGGATCGCGTTCAACGACTTTACCGTCAAGAGCATCTCATCCGTCTCCAACCGGGGGCGTGTCGTCTCCGAGGTGAACATCGCCTACCAGCTTTCCTCCATGTTCTTTCGTTTGATCACCAGCGTGGTGCTGACCCTGCAGTTTTTCGCCACCGTGCTGGGCATGGTCAGCCTGCAGATGTTCGGCGTGGCGGCCAACCTGGTCTCCTCCCGGTTCGTCGGAAAGATTCCGTGCCGCAGTACGGTGCAGTACACCAAAGGCCATGGCGTCACCTATCAGGTGCGTGCCTCGATGCGGAATCCTTCGCTGCGCCGCCGCCTGTTCCTGCGGTGGTTCTCCACCGTGGCGATCATCGTATTCAACATGACCGTGCCGTATCTCAGGGTGGTGCTTCACCTCTCCTCCAGCTGGGTAATGTTCTATTCGGTCACCCTGGGGCTGGCCGTGGTGTGTGCCGGCCTTGCCACCAAGGATCTGGCCGACCGGATCGGTTCCAAACCGCTGGTCTTCATCTCTGGGGTGGCGTCGTTGTTCTGCCTGTTCCTCTGGGCGGTTTTTCCGGTGAACGTCGACCCTCTGTGGTACTATTTTCTGGGGTTCGTCACCAATTTCTTCCTTTCGTCGGTCAACCTGCTGGTGGTGCGCCTGATCGCCCAGGTGATGCCGGATGATGATGCCGTGCCGTTCAACGCCATGGTCAACTTCGTCATCGCCCTGTTCGCCTTGGCGGCCGGTTTCCTTTCCGGATTGATGGCCAATTTCTCCTCCTTGGCGGAGAACATATTCGTGCTGGGTGGCAAGAGCGCGGGGAACCCCTACACGTTGGTCTTTTTGTTCGCCATGGTGATGGATCTTGTGGTGGTGGTGATCTCCACCCGGCTTCAGGAGGTGGGGTCGTACAGCACCAAGGATGCCGCCGGGGTGGTCTTCTCCCTGCATGGGATCCAGGCCGTCTCGATGATCGAGCGATTGCAGAAGACCAAGGATCCGACCAAACGACGGGAACTGTTGCTTTCGTTGGGCAGCAACCTGAACAACCTGGCCACCAGCGAGCTGAGGGAAATCCTGGCCAATCCGTTTTCCCCGGATACGGAGGATGCCATCCGAAGCTTGGGGGAGAAGCCCCGGCCTGCGTTGCTGGACGATTTGATACGGATCGCCGAGGATGACGATTCCTACGTGCAGCTGAACGCCATCGGCGCGTTGGGGTCGTATCGTGGACCGAAAGCCCGTACCGCGCTGGAAGGACTTCTGGAAGGCCACTGGTCGTCGGTGCGCTCCATGGCCAGCCGTTCCCTGGCCCGCCAGAGCGGCGGGGATTCCCGGTATCTGGACATCATCACCAGGCTTTCCCTGAACACCCGTCACATCGATGAAGAGATCGACTATCTGATCGCCAAGCGGGAGATCGACAAGGAGGGGACGTTCTACCAGGATTTCTTCCTGTCCGTCACCCAACAGCGCAGCGCGACGTTCCGTCAGACCCGGTACGCCGTCCTCGCCAGTTTCCTGAAGTTCGGCTCCCCCCGGCTTGCCTACCTGTATGAGTTGATGAACAACGGGGACGTGGATGACTTCCTCTCCGATTTCCTCACTGACGCGCGGGATCTGTCCGCCATCGACCAGCACTACAACGATATCTTCGAGATGTTCGAGACGGAGAACTGGATGGATGTGCGTACCTTCTGCCTGTCTCTTCTGGATGATTGTGATGTCACGTATAATCCTCGGTTCGAGAACCTCAGAAAGGGACTCCTCAAGGCGCGGGAGATGGATATCGCCCTGTTTGACGTGCAGGACGCGCTTGCCGAACTGTACTTCTGTTATTCATTGGAAAAGAACTCCCATTCCGCCTGAACGACCAGCTGGGGGAATCCGGTGGTAGGGAATGCATGCGTCTGTTGCTGCTTGCCCTGTTTTGCTCCCTGTTCTTCTCCTGTGGCGCCGAAACCCCGGCGCCGCAGTTGTTCACCATCGTTTCGTACAACGTCCAGAATCTGATGGACGCCCATCTGGATGGAACGGAGTATTCCGAGTATACCCCGGATGGCGGGTGGACGGATGCCGCGTACAAGGCGCGCCTGTCCCGTCTTTCCCAGGTGCTTCGCACATCGGAAATCCGTGATGCCGACGTCCTGGTCCTCCAGGAGGTGGAACATCGGGGCGTAATGGAAGATCTGATGCGCCTCCATCTCTCCCGCTCTGGATGGACGTACTTTGCCGTGGTCAAGGATCCCTCCTCTCCGATCGGCATCGGCATCGCCAGCAAGGTTGAGCCGGAGTTCGTCCGCTCCCATCATGGGCACACTGGACGCCCGATACTGGAGGCTTCCTTTTCCGTGGGGGGGCAGCGGATCATCCTGTACGGGGTGCATGGCAAGAGCCAGATTGGGACGGATACGGAGGAGGCGAGGATTGACATGGCGCGGACCGTGGCGTCGGCGGCATCAGAGTGGAACGACGCGCTGGTGGTGGTCTGCGGGGATTTCAATGAGGATCCGGATGTCTCACGGACGGCAGGGGAGCAGACGGCGCTGGTGCTGCTGGATCTTCCTTCCACGGCGCTGTACACCCAAAACGGGTCGCTCCCCGTGACCGGCAACCGGAGCCGGGTTTCCGGGCCGGTGTGGTACAGTCCGTATCTGGATTCCTCATTGGATCTGGGGAAAGGCTCCTACGTCTACCAGTCCGTCTGGCACCGGTTCGACCAGATGCTGGGGCAGGGAGCGCTTTTTGACGGTAAAGGCTGGGATTTCCTGGATTTCTCCATTCTCTCCCAGCCTCTGGTGTGCAACGCTGATGGAACGCCGTTTGCCTGGGACAGGACGCTCCTGTCCGGCTACAGCGATCATTTCCCCATCAGGATTCGATTGATCGGGACTTAGACGCCTGCGGCGGGAACTTCAGTTCGTAGAAGATCTGCTCCAGTTCCAGCGCGATGTTGATGTTGTGGACGACCGGTACGCTGCCATCTTCCTGCTTTTCCGGTTTGAGGGTCACCGGGCTGAAGTTCAGCACGCCACGGACGCCGGCTTTCAGCAGACGGTCGTAGCTTTCCTGGGCTGCGATCTCCGGAACGGTGATGATCCCCACCTGGACCTTCAACGCGCTGACAATCTCTTCCAGACGGTTCAGAGAGTACATCGGGATCGGGCTGGATGCATCCGTATATACATTGGGATCGTTGTCGAATCCCGCGACGACTCGGATGCCATCCGGCTCGAACCCGGCGTAGTGCATCAACGCCTTTCCAATGCGTCCGCATCCGATGATGATGCAGTTCTGCGGTTTGCCTTTGCCCAGGATCTTGCCCAGCACGGCGACCAGTTCGGGGATCTCATACCCACCCCGTTTCTGTCCGTGGATGGACAATTGGGAGAAATCCTTGCGCACAATGGCGGGGCTGACGCCTGCGGCGTCGGCAAGGTTATGCGCAAACACTTTTTCGAGACCGATGGTCCGGAGTCTATTAAGGGCCCTGTAGTATCGGGTGATTCGTACAAGTTGCTCGTTATTCACGTTCTTGCCTCCTGTTTATGTGAATCATATTACATGAAACTGAAAAAACGGTCAATAAAATTCGAAGTTATTTCGCTGTAGGAAAATATGAAGGCGGAAATCAGTGTACAAAACCGTTTTGTTTTTGATATACTACCACAAAACCGTGTAGTATCGCATTGGGAGGTTTCATGTCAGAAAACACTGCAGAAAAGTTCTCTCCAGTGTTGGTGAATTACATCAACAGTTGGAAAGACAAACCGGGCAATCTGGTCATGGTGCTTCACAAGGTCCAGGAAGAGCAGGGATATATTTCTCGGGAGGCCGCCAACCAGGTTTCCGAGATGCTTTCCGTGCCTCTTGCCAAGATCTGGGGAGTCATCACGTTCTATCATTTCTTCAAGTTGACGAAGCCCGGCAAGCACAACATCCAGGTCTGTCTGGGGACTGCTTGCTATCTGAAGGGCAGCCAGATTCTCATCGATGAGCTGAAATCGTCGATCAATCTGGATGTGGGTGGAGTTACGGATGACGGTCTGTTTTCCTTGGATGCCGTCCGTTGCCTGGGGTGCTGTGGGCTTGCGCCATGCTTGACCATCAGCGGAGAGGTGTACGGCAAAGTGACCAAGGACCAGCTTCCAGGCATCCTGGCAAAATACAGCTGAACGATGCATGCACGTCTTCATCTGTGACTTCCTGCTGGACATCGTCCAGAATTCCTTTGAAGCGGGAGCCGTCCATGTCACGTTGGTCCTGAAGGAATCGGACCAGTTTCTGGATTGCACCGTCAAGGATGACGGGAAGGGGATGAGCGAAGAGGTGCAGAAGCGGGTGCTGGATCCGTTCTATACGGACGGGATCAAGCACGCAAAGCGGAACGTCGGGCTTGGGTTGCCGTTTCTCTCCCAGACCGTACTTGAGACGGGAGGGACGTTCGATCTGCAATCCAAGGAAGGCAAGGGGACGGTGGTCAGGTTCGTGTTCGATCTTGACAACGTGGACACCCCGCCGATGGGGGATCTGCCGGGAACGTTGCTTCTGCTGTTCAATCATCCAGGTGCCAAGGAATTTTCCGTGGAACGGAGTCTCTCCACGGTGAAGGGTTCCGGGTCGTACCAGGTGGGCAGAGGGGAGCTGGTCGAGGCGTTGGGAAGTTTGACGGACAGTGGTTCGCTGGTATTGCTTCGGCAGTTCCTGCAATCACAGGAAGACGCGCTGAAACCGTACATGGTGGATCATCCGCTGGAACAATGGGAAACAAAAGAGGAGACAAGAAGATGACGCTTGAGGAATTGAGAAAGTTGCGTGAGGACAAGCAGAAGGCGATGGAGAAGCGGGACACCAGTGGAAAGGATGTCCAGGTCATCGTCGGTATGGGCACCTGCGGGATTGCCGCCGGGGCGAAAGTGGTGCTTGATACCTTTCTGACGGAATTGGACAAGAAGAACATTTCCAACGTGTCCGTCACCCAGACGGGGTGCATGGGGCTTTGCTATGTGGAGCCGACGGTGGAAGTGATCGTTCCGGGAATGCCTGATGTGATCTATGGCAAAGTGGATAGGGCGATGGTCGACAAGATCATCGACGAGCATATCATTGGCAAGCAGTTGATCTCTGATCATATCTATGACCGGCCAGCTGCCGACATCATGAAAAAGTAACGGGGGCAAGGAATGGCGTTCAGAAACTATATTCTGGTGTGTGGTGGCAGCGGTTGCGAATCCAGCCACTCAGACCAGATCTACCAGTCACTGGTGGATGAGAGCAAGGCGCAGGGGGTCGCGGATGCGGTCCAGATCGTCAAGACGGGATGTTTCGGTTTCTGCGAGCAGGGGCCGATCGTCAAGATTCTCCCCGAGGAAGCGTTTTACGTGCATGTCAAGCCGGAGGATGCCAAGGAGTTGATCAGCGAGCACATCATCAAAGGCCGTGAGGTCAAGCGGCTTCTGTATGACAAGTCGCAGAGCCAGGCCCATGCCAAGGTGGAGGACATCAAGTTCTACCAGAAGCAGTTCCGCATCGTGCTTCGCAACTGCGGGTTCATCAACCCGGAGAACATCGACGAGTACATCGCCCGTGATGGATTCAAGGGGTTGGAGAAGGCATTGTTCTCCATGACTCCGGATGACATCATCAACGAGATGAAGATTTCCGGACTGCGTGGCCGTGGCGGCGCGGGCTTCCCCACCTGGATGAAGTGGAACTTCACCAAACAGGCGCCGGGAGACGTCAAGTACGTCGTCTGCAACGCGGATGAAGGGGACCCGGGCGCGTACATGGACCGTTCCACGCTGGAAGGCGATCCGAACAGCGTCCTGGAAGCGATGATCATCTGTGGCAAGGCGATCGGAGCCCATCAGGGGTACATCTACATCCGCGCCGAGTATCCGCTTGCCATTCATCGTCTGGAAGTGGCGATGAAGCAGTGCCACGAATACGGCTTGCTGGGCAAGGATATTCTGGGCAGTGGCTTTGATTTCGACATCGAGATCCGTTTGGGCGCAGGCGCGTTCGTCTGCGGTGAGGAGACGGCGCTCCTGCAGTCCATCATGGGCAAGCGTGGCATGCCGCAGCCTCGTCCGCCATTTCCTGCGACCAAAGGTCTGTGGGGCAAGCCGACGGTGATCAACAACGTCGAGACATGGGCCAACGTGCCGGTGATTATCGACAAGGGTGGCGCATGGTTCGCAAAGATCGGGACGGCGGACAGCAAGGGAACCAAAGTGTTTGCTGTTACCGGAAAGATCGCCAACAGCGGCCTGGTGGAAGTCCCGATGGGCACGACGCTCCGTGAGATCATCTTCGATATCGGCGGCGGTATCGCCCATGGCAAGAAGTTCAAGGGCGTGCAGACCGGAGGTCCTTCCGGCGGTGTGATCACCGAGGAATATCTGGATACCCCGATCGACTACGGCGCTCTGACCAAGTTGGGTTCCATCATGGGATCCGGCGGCATGATTGTCATGGATGAGGATGACTGCATGGTGGATGTGGCCAAGTTCTATCTTGGGTTCACCGTGGATGAGTCCTGCGGCAAGTGCGCGCCGTGCCGTATCGGCGGCAAGTCGATACTGGCGTTGATGGAGAAGATCACCAACGGAGCGGGAACGATGGACGATGTGGAGGCGATCAAGACGATTGGGCACGCAATGCAGCGTGGCTCGCTGTGCGCGTTGGGTCAGACCAGCCCCAACCCGGTGTTGTCCACCATGAAGAACTTCCCTGAGGAGTATCGGGCGCACATCATCGACAAGAAGTGCCCTGCGGGCAAGTGCAAGAAGTTGATTACCTATGTGATCAACCCGGACAAGTGCATCGGTTGCGGAGCCTGTTCCCGCAAGTGCCCGGTCGGAGCCATTGCCGGCGCCGTTCGGGAAAAGCATGTGATCGATCCGAAGGTATGTATCCGCTGTGGCGCTTGCCGTGAGACCTGCAAGTTCGGCGCGATCCTGGTCAAGTAGTGGGAGGAAGAAAATGAGTGTGCATGTGAAAATCAACGGTGTTCCCGTCGAAGTCGAAGAGGGCACCAGTGTATTGAACGCCGCAAAGAAGGCAGGTGCGAAAATTCCGACGCTTTGCTACCATCCGGACCTGAAGGCGTTTGGCAGCTGCGGCATGTGTATCGTGAAACAGGAGGGCAACTCGAAGATCCTTCGCGCCTGCGCCTCCCCGGTTGCTGAAGGGATGTCCATCATCACCAACGATCCGGAACTGTACTCTGTACGGAAGACGATCCTGGAGTTGACGCTCTCCACCCATCCGTCCACCTGTCTTACCTGCATCCGTAACGGGAAATGCAGTCTGCAGGACATGGCGGCGGAGTTTGGCATCCGCGAGCAGCCGTACCAGCCCAGGGTGAACATCCAGGCGCCGGTGGACGACTCAACCCCGTCCATCGTGCTGGATCCGAAGAAGTGCATCAAGTGCGGTCGGTGCGTCCAGGTCTGCCAGGACCTGCAGGGAACCTTCGCGTTGGAGTTCATCGGTCGTGGGTCCAACACGGTGATGGCGCCGGCAGCGATGCTTTCGCTGAATGACAGCCCGTGCATCAAATGCGGACAGTGCGCCGCGCACTGCCCGGTCGGAGCGATCTATGAAAAGGATGACACCGGCAAGATGATCTCCGCCGTCGCCGATCCCGAGAAGATCGTGGTCGCCGAGATCGCGCCGTCCGTCCGTGTCAGCCTCTCCGAGGAATTCGGCTTGAGGCCGGGAACGCTTTCGACGAAGAAGATCTACACGGCGCTCCGCAGGCTTGGGGTGGATTACGTGGAAGACACCAACTTCGGCGCGGATGTCACCATCATGGAGGAAGGGTACGAGCTGGTGCATCGGCTGACCACTCCGGGAAGCGTGCTTCCCCAGTTTACCTCCTGCTGTCCGGCATGGGTGGACTACGCGGAGAAGTACTATCCCGATTTGATCGAGAACCTTTCCTCGACGAAGAGCCCGATGCAGATTCAGGGGCCGATCACCAAGACTTATTTCGCCAAACAGAAGGGAATCGATCCCGCGAAGATTTATACGGTGGCCATCATGCCGTGCACAGCGAAGAAATTTGAGGCGGTGCGGGATGATCACATGTATTCCAGCGGGTATCAGGATACCGATCTGGTGCTGACCACCCGGGAGCTTGCCCGGATGATCAAGGCGGCGGGAATCGACTTCAACAATCTTCCGGAGACCGAGGCGGATGATCCGCTTGGGGAATACTCTGGCGGAGGCACGATCTTCGGAGCCACCGGTGGTGTGATGGAGGCTGCGATCCGCACGGCGTACTACGCCGTCACCGGAGAGAACCTGAAGGACGTCAACGTCACCTCGGTACGTGGCATCAAGGAAGTGAAGAAAGGCGAAGTGGACATCAAGGGACGGAAGGTTCGGGTGGCGGTCGTCCATGGCATGGTAAATGCCCAGGAAATCCTCGAGGAAGTGCGGGAGTGCAAGAAAGCCGGCAAACCGGCGCCGTATGACTTCGTGGAATTCATGGCGTGCCGTGGTGGATGTGTGGCTGGTGGCGGACAACCGTACGGTGCGGATGATGAGGTGCGCAAGGAGCGCGCGGCGGGTCTGTATCAGGATGATACGGATGATCCGGTACGCTGCTGCCATGACAACCCCTCCATCAAGAAGCTGTACAAGGAGTTCCTGGGCGCTCCGCTTTCCGAGTTGAGCGAGAAGTATTTGCACACGGCATACAAACAGGTGCCTGTGTACAAAGCGTGACAGGAAAGAAGCAAGATATTGGGGCTGCCGATCGGCAGCCCCTTTTTTGATCACGCTGACTGAGGTGTTACTCGGAATCCGTTGGGATGCGGAGCACCCAAAGGGTGTCGGAACTGTCGCTGGTGAGCAACATGACCGATTGGTCGGCGGAGAGCACCATTTCGTTGGGGACGAATGAGCCGAGTGAGATGGAACCAAGGAATCCCAGCTCTCCGTTGGCATACCTGCATGCCAGCAGGTTTCCGCTGCCGGTTGCCAGGACATACAGTGTTTCTCCATCCGGGGTCTGGAGCAGTTGGGTGACCCCTTGCAGGGCTTGGCCCCCAAGCTCGGAATCTCCACCCATATAGAGATTTCCATTGGAGAATCCCGTAATGGGGGAGGAGAAATCGGCGTTAATCATCGTCAACGTCGTTTCGGTTCCTACAAGGAGCGTGGTGGAGTCGACCATCGTCGCCACCGTAATGTCTTCCAGACCGAGGAGTCCGTTGTGGAAGGTGGAGAGGGGTTGCAACAGAAGGGAGAGGATTTCTTCGTACCGTTTGGAAACGATCACCAGGTCCTTGGAGGTGTCCACCGCGGTCAAAAAGTTGTTGTCCGCGGATACATTCACCTCATCAAAGGATGAAGGCCGCATCGTCTGGGTCTTGTCCACATTGGAAACGTCTTTTGCCCAATAGGCGGATGTATAGAACATCGTCTCTGTGGTCGTTGCGTCCGGATGATAGACGGTGGTGACATTGGGCTCTGCCGGGGTGGTGTTTGGTGTGGAAAGATAGACGAAACCATCTTTCCGGTCGATGGCGATGCGTCCCAGTTCCACAATCGTATCAAACGGTCCGGTACTGTTTGGATACTCCCATGCGTTGTTGTTGGACTCGCAGATTTTCGTCAGCGTGGACGAGGTTGGGGAATAGGAATACTTGGTGACTTTGGGACCGTTGTTGTCGGCAATGTACACGTAATCCCGGTCGGTATCCACCGCGATGTCCACGATGTTGGTCAGTGTGAAGGTGCTGTTCGAGGCGGAATAGGTGGTGACTACCTGGACATCATTGCGGTTGAGCTGGCAGAGCTGCAACGTGTTGGTGTCTTCAGACCAAACCAGGAACTTTCCGTCGGAGAGGAATGCCGCTTGGGTTTTGCCGCCGATCTTCAGATTGTCTGTCCCATTGGCGATCTGCTTCATCAAGACCGGCGCTCCTGTGGTTCCCTGCAGTACGGCGTTGAATTCAATGCCTGCCGAACCGGTGGATCCCAGCAAAGCACCCTTGGCCATCACGTCCAGCCGATGGGGGCCGAGTTCCGGGGTGAACGTATAGGTGGAACCCGTTCCTACCGTCTCTCCGTCCAGAAACCAGGTGATGTCCAGCGGTTCGTCACCGGTGGCGTTGACGGTTGCCGTCACCGGAACGCCGGCTGCCATCTCACTGTCGATGCCAGAGATGGTACATTCCACCGGCGTCCCCGCTTGGTTGACCAGCGTAATGGTTGATGGTACGTTGTTGGTCTTCTGCAGGTTGACGGTGATTTCCGCGACGGCACTCACTCCATCCACCACTCTGACCGCTTCGGCGAACCCTGCGATCTTCTGGGTTCCCGAGTACAGTTTCCCTGATACCTGGTAGGAACCGGCTGCCAGCGTCGTGCTGAGGAAGCGAATGTATCCGCTCTCCAGCGTCGAGGTGTCCAGTGTCGGTACGGTGGTGGCGCCATTTTGGCTGGTGATGGTCAGTTCAAATCCCGGATTGCTGATCAACGAAGCGTCCCAACTGATCGTCAGGTCGATGGCTCCGGTACCTTTCAGTGTATCGAGCGTCAGCGTCGCCGTGGTCGCTTCCGGTTTGAGTTGCAACATGGTCGATCCTTCCACGATGTCCACACCATCTTCGTTCTGTCCCACGGCGGTGATCGTCCATTGGCCGATCAACAGGCCGCTGACCGTCACCGATGGTTTGGTGGTCGTGGTGGAGAAACGTGAATTGTCTGGTCCGTTTCCTCGTATTACAAACTGGGTGACTTCCAGCGGAACATCCAACGGAGCGATCGTTTTCGCTGAATACGCACTGGTTTCCATGTGCAGGGTCAGCGTCGAA from Sphaerochaeta sp. includes these protein-coding regions:
- a CDS encoding [FeFe] hydrogenase, group A; amino-acid sequence: MSVHVKINGVPVEVEEGTSVLNAAKKAGAKIPTLCYHPDLKAFGSCGMCIVKQEGNSKILRACASPVAEGMSIITNDPELYSVRKTILELTLSTHPSTCLTCIRNGKCSLQDMAAEFGIREQPYQPRVNIQAPVDDSTPSIVLDPKKCIKCGRCVQVCQDLQGTFALEFIGRGSNTVMAPAAMLSLNDSPCIKCGQCAAHCPVGAIYEKDDTGKMISAVADPEKIVVAEIAPSVRVSLSEEFGLRPGTLSTKKIYTALRRLGVDYVEDTNFGADVTIMEEGYELVHRLTTPGSVLPQFTSCCPAWVDYAEKYYPDLIENLSSTKSPMQIQGPITKTYFAKQKGIDPAKIYTVAIMPCTAKKFEAVRDDHMYSSGYQDTDLVLTTRELARMIKAAGIDFNNLPETEADDPLGEYSGGGTIFGATGGVMEAAIRTAYYAVTGENLKDVNVTSVRGIKEVKKGEVDIKGRKVRVAVVHGMVNAQEILEEVRECKKAGKPAPYDFVEFMACRGGCVAGGGQPYGADDEVRKERAAGLYQDDTDDPVRCCHDNPSIKKLYKEFLGAPLSELSEKYLHTAYKQVPVYKA